Proteins from one Impatiens glandulifera chromosome 2, dImpGla2.1, whole genome shotgun sequence genomic window:
- the LOC124926758 gene encoding tRNA N(3)-methylcytidine methyltransferase METTL6 isoform X1, giving the protein MSMEEAEYHSKDFEWDELRQEIETDPSMRFHMLPQLDNNSTYTNSSSDCSSPSEESEAWNIFHARHATGKFFKERRYLLKEFPELMSSDEQLNVLEVGCGNGSTALPILSGNKSISVYACDCSSEALERAKEVIEDSSAGSLTNRFHPFIWDFSMNNRFPSCLPSPVDFVTLIFTLSAVPLHRMPTAIASCFSVLKPGGLLLFRDYGLYDMTMLRFGPDKKLGFREYLRSDGTHSYYFCLETARDLFTRAGFDEVELEYCCIKSVNRRNCKTMKRVWIHGKFQKPK; this is encoded by the exons ATGAGCATGGAGGAGGCAGAGTACCACTCAAAGGATTTTGAATGGGACGAACTAAGGCAAGAGATCGAAACTGATCCATCTATGCGCTTTCACATGCTTCCTCAACTTGATAATAACTCTACTTACACGAATTCCTCATCTGATTGTTCTTCTCCTTCGGAGGAATCGGAGGCGTGGAACATTTTTCACGCTCGTCACGCCACTGGAAAGTTCTTCAAG GAGAGAAGATATCTGTTAAAGGAATTTCCTGAACTGATGTCGTCTGATGAACAGCTGAATGTTTTGGAAGTTGGTTGTGGCAATGGAAGTACTGCTCTACCAATATTAAG CGGAAACAAAAGCATCAGCGTATATGCTTGCGACTGCAGTAGCGAGGCTCTTGAGAGAGCAAAAGAAGTGATAGAAGATTCTTCTGCCGGTTCACTTACAAATCGTTTTCACCCATTCATCTGGGACTTCTCCATGAATAATCGATTTCCCAGTTGCCTGCCTTCTCCAGTTGATTTTGTTACATTG ATATTCACTCTATCAGCAGTGCCTCTCCACAGAATGCCTACTGCAATCGCATCGTGCTTCTCAGTTTTGAAACCGGGAGGCCTACTTTTATTCCGGGATTATG GGCTCTACGACATGACCATGCTTCGGTTTGGGCCAGATAAAAAGCTGGGATTCAGAGAGTATTTGCGATCTGACGGGACCCATTCATACTACTTTTGTTTGGAAACAGCAAGGGATCTTTTCACTAGGGCCGGATTCGACGag GTTGAGCTTGAATATTGTTGCATTAAGTCTGTGAATCGTCGAAATTGCAAGACCATGAAGAGAGTATGGATTCATGGAAAGTTCCAGAAACCCAAGTGA
- the LOC124927419 gene encoding AT-hook motif nuclear-localized protein 20-like — protein MENRWWTGQVGLPGINTSISGRSTHNRIPDLISDDTEEEDERENSDEPKEGAIEVENRRRRPRGRPPGSKNKPKPPIFITRDSPNALRSHVLEIGTGSDVAESMAQFSRRRQRGICVLSASGQVTNVTLRQPSSPGSSVMTLPGLFEIISLNGTFLPGPAPPGSTGLTVYLGVGQGQVVGGCVVGPLVAAGPVMVIAATFSNATYERLPLEEEEEEEDHGGGNGPVGDVGSPGRLGQTGFGLPPNGQMNHDAIAWTRHGHGRPPY, from the coding sequence ATGGAGAACCGATGGTGGACCGGACAAGTGGGTCTTCCGGGAATAAACACTTCAATATCCGGCCGATCAACACACAACAGGATACCAGATCTGATCAGCGATGAcaccgaagaagaagatgagagagaaaacaGCGACGAGCCCAAAGAAGGTGCGATCGAGGTGGAAAACAGGCGGCGGCGGCCTAGAGGCAGACCGCCCGGTTCAAAGAACAAACCAAAACCCCCCATCTTCATAACTAGGGACAGCCCTAACGCACTACGAAGCCATGTCTTGGAAATAGGGACAGGATCCGACGTGGCAGAATCCATGGCTCAGTTTTCAAGACGCCGCCAGCGCGGCATATGTGTTCTCAGTGCTAGTGGCCAGGTCACCAATGTCACTCTTCGTCAGCCATCTTCACCCGGCTCCTCAGTCATGACCTTACCCGGATTATTCGAGATCATCTCGTTGAACGGGACGTTTCTACCCGGACCAGCCCCGCCCGGGTCGACTGGGTTGACCGTGTACTTGGGGGTTGGGCAAGGGCAGGTCGTAGGTGGTTGCGTGGTGGGACCGTTGGTGGCGGCCGGACCGGTGATGGTGATAGCTGCAACGTTCTCAAACGCTACATACGAACGGCTGCCTttggaggaggaagaggaggaggaggatcaCGGCGGTGGAAATGGACCGGTTGGAGACGTCGGTTCGCCGGGCAGATTGGGGCAGACGGGTTTCGGGTTGCCTCCAAACGGGCAGATGAATCATGATGCAATTGCTTGGACCCGTCATGGTCATGGCCGCCCTCCTTATTAA
- the LOC124926758 gene encoding tRNA N(3)-methylcytidine methyltransferase METTL6 isoform X2 yields the protein MSMEEAEYHSKDFEWDELRQEIETDPSMRFHMLPQLDNNSTYTNSSSDCSSPSEESEAWNIFHARHATGKFFKERRYLLKEFPELMSSDEQLNVLEVGCGNGSTALPILRNKSISVYACDCSSEALERAKEVIEDSSAGSLTNRFHPFIWDFSMNNRFPSCLPSPVDFVTLIFTLSAVPLHRMPTAIASCFSVLKPGGLLLFRDYGLYDMTMLRFGPDKKLGFREYLRSDGTHSYYFCLETARDLFTRAGFDEVELEYCCIKSVNRRNCKTMKRVWIHGKFQKPK from the exons ATGAGCATGGAGGAGGCAGAGTACCACTCAAAGGATTTTGAATGGGACGAACTAAGGCAAGAGATCGAAACTGATCCATCTATGCGCTTTCACATGCTTCCTCAACTTGATAATAACTCTACTTACACGAATTCCTCATCTGATTGTTCTTCTCCTTCGGAGGAATCGGAGGCGTGGAACATTTTTCACGCTCGTCACGCCACTGGAAAGTTCTTCAAG GAGAGAAGATATCTGTTAAAGGAATTTCCTGAACTGATGTCGTCTGATGAACAGCTGAATGTTTTGGAAGTTGGTTGTGGCAATGGAAGTACTGCTCTACCAATATTAAG AAACAAAAGCATCAGCGTATATGCTTGCGACTGCAGTAGCGAGGCTCTTGAGAGAGCAAAAGAAGTGATAGAAGATTCTTCTGCCGGTTCACTTACAAATCGTTTTCACCCATTCATCTGGGACTTCTCCATGAATAATCGATTTCCCAGTTGCCTGCCTTCTCCAGTTGATTTTGTTACATTG ATATTCACTCTATCAGCAGTGCCTCTCCACAGAATGCCTACTGCAATCGCATCGTGCTTCTCAGTTTTGAAACCGGGAGGCCTACTTTTATTCCGGGATTATG GGCTCTACGACATGACCATGCTTCGGTTTGGGCCAGATAAAAAGCTGGGATTCAGAGAGTATTTGCGATCTGACGGGACCCATTCATACTACTTTTGTTTGGAAACAGCAAGGGATCTTTTCACTAGGGCCGGATTCGACGag GTTGAGCTTGAATATTGTTGCATTAAGTCTGTGAATCGTCGAAATTGCAAGACCATGAAGAGAGTATGGATTCATGGAAAGTTCCAGAAACCCAAGTGA
- the LOC124927777 gene encoding protein EIN4-like, with amino-acid sequence MLKRYYYYAIWVSTVFMLIAISVSDCNCDDDEDDDGLWSIQNILQYQKTSDFLIAVAYFSIPIELLYFITCSNVPFKWVLVQFIAFIVLCGITHLFNGWTNYGPHSFQLMMALTVFKILTALVSCATAITLLTLIPLLLKFKVRELFLKQNVLELNQEVGFMKKQKEASLHVRMLTQEIRKSLDKHTILHTTLVQLSNTLDLHNCAVWMPCKNKMNLTYELKARISSKRRTLSLPIEDGDVIEIRKTKGVRILRSDSALAKASSADGDGIVTGGGVAAIRMPMLKVSNFKMAGVSTPEFVETSYALLVLILPSENKRGWSKDEMEIVGVVADQVAVALSHASVLEESQFMREQLEERNRLLQQAKEEALMANKARNAFQKVMSRAMRKPMYSISGLLSIFESAAAQRNIVETIVRTSNVLSTLINDAVEISAKDVGRFPLEIRPFRLHPMIKEACCMIKCLCVCKGLGFFVDLQNSLPNQVMGDDRRTFQVLLHMVGHLLDVNDATDGSVIFRVASDSTNARPGIWKQHEEHVSIKFELEITDHTMTMATIISEKHKEDIVSKKGLSFRLCKKLVQMMQGNIWISSSKQGNHKEIMTLVLKFQIQPMIRTMLEFGEQQPRSNSSMFRGLRVLVVDEDDVNRFVTKKLLEKLGCLVSVVRSGSECLIHLGNSVQTSFQVVFLDLHMPDMDGFEVTKEIQRFRSRNCPLIIAITASEEDKLWERCLHAKMNGLLRKPIVLQQFADELCRALQRAKEVV; translated from the exons CGACTGTAACTGCGACGACGACGAAGACGATGATGGTCTTTGGAGCATTCAGAACATTCTCCAATACCAAAAAACAAGCGATTTCTTGATCGCCGTCGCCTATTTCTCAATCCCAATCGAGTTACTATACTTCATTACTTGCTCCAACGTTCCTTTCAAATGGGTACTTGTTCAATTCATTGCTTTCATCGTTCTTTGTGGAATCACTCACTTATTCAATGGATGGACTAACTACGGTCCTCACTCTTTCCAATTAATGATGGCTCTCACCGTTTTCAAAATCCTCACCGCTCTGGTTTCATGCGCGACCGCGATCACGCTTCTTACACTCATCCCacttcttctcaaatttaaagTTCGTGAGCTTTTCTTGAAACAGAACGTATTAGAGTTAAATCAGGAAGTTGGGTTCATGAAGAAACAGAAGGAAGCAAGCTTACATGTAAGAATGCTTACTCAAGAAATTAGGAaatctcttgataaacacactaTTCTACATACAACTCTAGTCCAGCTCTCGAACACGTTGGATCTTCACAATTGCGCTGTTTGGATGCCctgtaaaaacaaaatgaatctCACGTATGAACTCAAGGCGAGAATCTCTTCAAAGAGACGTACCCTTTCTCTTCCAATTGAAGATGGAGACGTGATTGAGATAAGGAAGACGAAAGGGGTGAGGATTCTGCGATCGGATTCTGCGTTAGCCAAAGCGAGCAGCGCAGATGGCGATGGTATCGTAACTGGAGGAGGGGTTGCGGCGATTCGAATGCCGATGCTTAAggtttctaattttaaaatggCGGGTGTAAGTACTCCCGAATTCGTGGAGACTTCATACGCCTTACTCGTTTTGATTCTCCCGAGCGAAAACAAGAGAGGTTGGAGCAAAGACGAGATGGAGATCGTCGGAGTTGTGGCCGATCAAGTCGCGGTGGCTCTCTCCCACGCTTCGGTTCTCGAGGAATCTCAGTTCATGCGGGAGCAGTTAGAAGAGAGGAATCGTTTGTTACAACAAGCAAAGGAGGAAGCTTTGATGGCGAACAAAGCTCGAAACGCTTTCCAAAAGGTAATGAGCAGGGCCATGAGAAAACCCATGTATTCAATCTCGGGATTACTCTCGATCTTCGAGAGTGCCGCCGCTCAAAGGAACATAGTCGAGACGATCGTTAGAACAAGCAATGTCCTCTCGACTCTGATAAACGACGCTGTTGAGATCTCGGCTAAGGATGTCGGGAGGTTTCCGTTGGAGATTAGGCCTTTTCGGTTGCATCCTATGATCAAGGAAGCTTGTTGTATGATCAAATGCTTGTGCGTCTGCAAAGGGTTAGGTTTCTTCGTCGACCTGCAGAATTCTCTGCCAAATCAAGTAATGGGCGACGATAGAAGAACGTTTCAGGTCTTATTGCATATGGTTGGTCACCTTTTGGATGTAAATGATGCCACTGACGGATCGGTTATATTTCGTGTTGCTTCTGATAGTACAAATGCACGTCCTGGGATTTGGAAACAACACGAAGAACATGTGAGCATAAAGTTTGAACTCGAGATCACTGATCACACAATGACGATGGCAACGATAATTAGTGAAAAGCACAAAGAAGATATCGTTTCTAAAAAAGGATTGAGCTTTAGATTATGCAAGAAGCTGGTGCAG ATGATGCAAGGTAATATATGGATATCTTCTTCAAAACAAGGTAATCATAAAGAAATTATGACTCTAGTCCTCAAGTTTCAAATCCAACCGATGATAAGAACTATGCTGGAATTCGGGGAACAACAGCCGAGATCTAACAGCTCCATGTTTAGGGGCCTTCGAGTTCTCGTGGTAGATGAAGACGATGTAAACAGATTCGTTACAAAGAAGCTGTTGGAGAAACTTGGTTGTTTGGTTTCTGTTGTCCGGTCTGGTTCAGAGTGTTTGATCCATCTGGGTAATTCTGTGCAGACTTCATTTCAAGTTGTCTTTTTGGATCTTCACATGCCTGATATGGATGGGTTCGAAGTAACCAAGGAGATCCAAAGGTTTAGAAGCCGTAACTGTCCGTTGATAATAGCCATAACTGCGAGTGAAGAGGACAAACTTTGGGAAAGATGTTTACATGCGAAGATGAATGGACTGCTTAGAAAACCCATTGTTTTACAACAGTTTGCTGATGAGCTTTGTAGAGCCCTTCAACGGGCAAAGGAAGTTGTATGA